From Carassius auratus strain Wakin chromosome 10, ASM336829v1, whole genome shotgun sequence, a single genomic window includes:
- the setd1ba gene encoding histone-lysine N-methyltransferase SETD1B-A isoform X2 yields the protein MENSHPICSSGEKRSHHWRSYKLIIDPALKKGSHKLYRYDGQTFSLPNPGMSPVDSVRDPRIGRMWTKYKETDLPVPKFKIDECYIGRVPPKEVTFARLNDNVREGFLSDMCKKFGDIEQVEILYNPKNKKHLGIAKVVFGTVKAAKDAVQNLHNTSVMGNIIHVELDPKGENRQRYFQRLINGSYTPLTLPVGGEEACEVSPRSLAEALLPLRRLSEGSSSAVIGTATPGGTNTPMSLDTAYSSLKQDTPQSQGTPHTPRPSGTPFSQDSSYSSRQGTPAFQSNRAESSGGYKSRRHETKFQDAYNRRPERHYVHGTGGGAHRGNAEQPPSFKQHQPPEPPSPAFAHTPPPPASGNFKNAFSPYQPPMPPVYTEPSFHQPVQREVDYRKPPQAPPPPSTDFMPARERPATPPTPEPPPPAPEARPATPPPSTPEPCPSLGTPTQDSERNSLDSRIEMLLKPFLNERGDSDAEVRMDGSPISSSSSQLSPIPPQRPSRPASTGLEDISPTPLPDSDDDEPIRGTASLLTNSRSMSPSNMHSKNGAGEPRTPVDKMDTGHQSSGEDMEISDDEMPGTPITSGDCAKNIVVNSAMSPMQTIPMPPPGFPPLPHPQAGFPLPPHHLTTVTHLAGPHPMLHPLHPYPHGMMPIMQMDLMSSLSQWGSVHMSFQMQTQMLSRMAQSQRSYPYPHFISGAAASAGAAAAAAMQYGGPYPPLSMVGAPAGTVGHGQPWPLPNMPKFNPAVPPPGYELQKEDPHKATVDGVLMVIVKELKAIMKRDLNRKMVEVVAFRAFDEWWDKQERSAKAALTPVKTGEIKDEEKERAKPKETISSSLLENWTKVEGLGFEGMGLGIGLLGAIRLPSFKVKRKQPPEPTSTNDNKRLRPSTPVDDELEDEERTDLRMDGSRADVSGSSAKRRPARPLELDSEGEEEETSGKEESSLSDHEEEPVEDVSERLTSGTEMEEDEEKKSKSDSSESESSDSSDDESSSSSSSSKSDSDSSGSESSSDYESSSGEEEEEEEEQAVAIEDEDEDDAQTSSTSSSSSSSSSEEEDVDVKAPSTPTGPPPEEEPNELGRLEALDEAEIDHKHTVVSSIKSGVEDVWLPSPKGLPADEPDVDLAVSIPVPTAEATLEDVGSLRPPTPTGSFPDSDQDTQPKRPAEDFPRTPGREGPVPLESEAAIPCSLPTPSMHLPLPPNHALEARSLLPLPEALPDMPVRGRLPTEEDIPRTPGRDLMDRPRGLGKSQSTDTVPVTPGSDTPLTGNSLSSPHILGSPFSYPAQSPVLSAGIPRTPGRDFTFTPAFPDSAALSAGLPIHRKASSESLEEKSLFKEPLLSASPQAILLPNNAVSSPLPGPPLPAASLQEPPLPPQGSSPTSVENSFPAAPKDLPVPMIDVPVPLDTTSSKRKPGRPKSKTIPVATPPDSEEPPDPMVASCPPDLPVKDLYPDHPSETFKREDGDSTALEEDENQTQTVIPEAEDRLSYVEEPVQKTRRQRRGWQELLLSMHSPVTSPHRPSFLPRSDFEEMTILYDIWNDGIDEEDIRYLKITYDKMLQQDNGNDWLNDTLWVHHPPTNMGSTSGLKKKRKEDGIRDHVTGCARSEGYYKIDKIDKMKYLNSSRLQSEEPDVDTQGKSIPAQPQVSTRAGSERRSEQRRLLSSFSCDSDLLKFNQLKFRKKKIRFCRSHIHDWGLFAMEPIAADEMVIEYVGQNIRQVIADMREKRYEEEGIGSSYMFRVDHDTIIDATKCGNFARFINHSCNPNCYAKVITVESQKKIVIYSRQPINVNEEITYDYKFPIEDEKIPCLCGAENCRGTLN from the exons ATGGAGAACAGCCATCCTATCTGCAGCTCGGGAGAGAAACGAAGTCATCACTGGAGAAGTTACAAGTTGATTATTGACCCAGCGTTGAAAAAGGGATCGCACAAACTGTATCGCTACGATGGACAGACCTTCAGTCTTCCG AACCCCGGGATGTCACCCGTGGATAGCGTTCGAGATCCGAGAATCGGTCGAATGTGGACTAAGTACAAGGAGACTGATCTCCCGGTTCCTAAATTTAAG ATCGATGAGTGTTACATCGGTCGCGTGCCGCCGAAGGAGGTCACGTTCGCCAGACTCAACGACAACGTCAGAGAGGGATTCCTCAGCGACATGTGCAAGAAGTTCGGCGACATTGAGCAGGTGGAGATTTTGTACAATCCGAAGAACAAAAAACATCTCGGAATTGCTAAAGTTGTATTCGGAACCGTCAAGGCGGCGAAGGATGCCGTGCAGAACTTGCACAACACGTCTGTCATGGGCAACATCATCCACGTAGAGCTGGACCCTAAAG GTGAAAATCGCCAAAGGTACTTCCAGCGTCTGATCAATGGAAGTTATACTCCGCTCACTCTTCCAGTTGGTGGTGAAGAGGCCTGTGAAGTTTCTCCACGCAGCTTGGCTGAAGCCCTGCTG CCCTTGCGGAGACTGTCTGAAGGCAGTTCTTCTGCAGTCATAGGCACAGCCACGCCGGGGGGCACCAACACCCCCATGTCCCTGGATACGGCCTACTCCAGTCTAAAGCAGGATACGCCACAGTCCCAGGGTACCCCACACACCCCGCGTCCATCAGGCACCCCGTTCTCTCAGGACTCCAGCTATTCCAGCAGGCAGGGCACTCCGGCGTTCCAGTCGAACCGTGCTGAGTCCTCGGGAGGCTACAAGTCGAGACGGCATGAAACCAAATTCCAGGATGCCTACAACCGAAGACCAGAGAGGCACTACGTCCACGGTACAGGAGGAGGGGCACATCGTGGCAATGCAGAGCAACCACCCAGTTTTAAGCAACATCAGCCCCCCGAGCCACCGTCGCCTGCTTTTGCGCACACCCCGCCGCCACCAGCCAGTGGAAATTTCAAGAATGCTTTCTCTCCTTATCAGCCCCCAATGCCCCCAGTGTACACAGAACCCTCTTTCCACCAGCCTGTTCAGCGGGAAGTGGATTATAGGAAACCACCTCAAGCCCCGCCACCCCCCAGCACCGACTTCATGCCCGCCAGAGAAAGGCCAGCAACACCACCAACCCCTGAGCCGCCACCCCCTGCTCCAGAAGCCCGACCAGCCACACCTCCCCCCTCCACGCCGGAGCCCTGCCCGTCACTCGGCACCCCGACCCAGGACTCAGAGCGCAACAGCTTGGACTCGCGCATAGAAATGCTTCTGAAGCCCTTCCTGAACGAGCGCGGAGACTCAGACGCCGAGGTTCGCATGGATGGCAGTCCGATCTCCTCCTCGTCCTCTCAGCTCTCCCCTATTCCACCCCAGCGGCCCTCGCGGCCTGCAAGCACAGGCCTGGAGGACATCAGCCCAACGCCGCTTCCTGATTCAGACGATGATGAACCTATTCGTGGTACTGCTTCCCTGTTGACAAACTCTAGGTCCATGTCGCCCTCCAACATGCACAGTAAAAACGGTGCAGGAGAACCACGGACGCCTGTTGACAAAATGGACACG GGCCATCAGTCGTCAGGTGAAGACATGGAGATTTCTGATGATGAGATGCCTGGCACACCGATCACTAGCGGGGACTGTGCCAAAAACATTGTGGTCAACTCTGCGATGTCTCCGATGCAGACCATTCCCATGCCCCCCCCAGGGTTCCCCCCACTGCCCCATCCACAGGCTGGCTTCCCACTACCGCCACATCATCTTACAACTGTTACGCACCTGGCTGGCCCCCATCCGATGCTACACCCATTGCACCCTTATCCCCATGGCATGATGCCCATTATGCAGATGGACCTGATGAGCTCCTTATCACAGTGGGGCAGTGTTCACATGTCCTTCCAGATGCAAACTCAGATGTTAAGCCGCATGGCACAGAGCCAGCGGTCGTACCCTTACCCTCACTTCATCAGCGGGGCTGCTGCAAGTGCTGGTGCCGCTGCCGCCGCAGCCATGCAGTATGGTGGCCCGTATCCGCCTCTGTCTATGGTTGGTGCACCTGCAGGCACTGTAGGTCATGGGCAACCCTGGCCCCTACCCAACATGCCCAAGTTCAACCCTGCTGTTCCCCCTCCAGGCTATGAGCTCCAAAAGGAAGACCCACACAAAGCCACTGTGGATGGAGTTCTTATGGTTATCGTCAAGGAGCTGAAGGCCATCATGAAAAGAGATCTCAACCGAAAGATGGTGGAGGTGGTGGCCTTCAGGGCATTTGATGAGTGGTGGGACAAACAGGAGCGTTCGGCTAAG GCTGCGCTCACACCTGTGAAGACAGGTGAGATCAAAGATGAGGAAAAAGAACGGGCCAAACCCAAAGAGACTATATCCTCTAGCTTACTGGAAAACTGGACCAAGGTTGAGGGTCTGGGCTTCGAGGGAATGGGACTCGGCATAGGCCTGCTCGGTGCCATCCGATTACCATCCTTCAAG GTTAAGAGGAAACAGCCGCCTGAGCCAACATCTACCAATGACAATAAGAGGTTACGTCCATCCACACCTGTTGATGATGAGCTGGAAGATGAAG AAAGAACAGATCTTCGCATGGACGGTTCCAGAGCAGATGTAAGTGGTTCTTCTGCCAAGCGAAGACCAGCCAGACCTCTAGAGCTGGACAGCGAAGGTGAGGAGGAGGAAACCTCTGGCAAAGAGGAGTCATCGCTTTCAGACCATGAAGAGGAGCCAGTGGAGGATGTCTCTGAGAGGTTGACCTCTGGCACG GAAATGGAGGAAGATGAGGAAAAGAAGAGCAAATCAGACTCCAGTGAGAGTGAATCATCGGACTCATCAGATGACG aatcttctagctcatcttcctcttccaaatctgattctgattcttctgGGAGCGAGAGCTCATCTGACTACGAATCGAGTTCAggggaggaagaagaagaagaagaagagcaggCAGTGGCAAttgaggatgaagatgaagacgATGCACAAACCTCATCGAcatcctcatcttcctcatcctCGTCTTCTGAAGAGGAGGATGTTGATGTAAAAGCTCCTAGTACCCCCACAGGACCACCACCAGAAGAGGAACCAAATGAGTTGGGCAGGCTGGAAGCATTAGATGAGGCAGAGATCGATCACAAACATACTGTGGTGAGCTCAATCAAGTCTGGAGTTGAAGATGTGTGGCTTCCATCTCCCAAAGGATTGCCAG ctgatgaaccaGACGTTGATTTGGCTGTCAGTATTCCAGTGCCCACAGCTGAAGCCACCCTGGAGGATGTTGGTAGCTTGCGGCCACCCACCCCAACAGGTTCGTTTCCAGACAGTGATCAGGACACCCAACCAAAGAGACCTGCAGAGGACTTTCCCCGTACCCCTGGTCGTGAAGGCCCGGTTCCCCTAGAATCAGAGGCTGCAATCCCTTGTTCTCTCCCTACGCCCTCAATGCACCTTCCACTTCCCCCCAATCATGCTCTTGAAGCTCGATCCCTTCTGCCGCTTCCTGAAGCTTTGCCGGATATGCCTGTCCGTGGGCGGTTGCCTACGGAAGAAGACATCCCACGCACACCCGGGAGAGATCTTATGGACAGACCCCGGGGTTTGGGCAAGTCTCAGAGCACTGATACGGTTCCAGTCACACCAGGTAGCGACACGCCACTAACAGGTAACAGCTTGAGCTCGCCGCATATTCTCGGCAGCCCTTTCTCTTACCCCGCTCAATCCCCTGTCCTCAGCGCTGGTATCCCTCGGACTCCGGGTAGAGATTTTACTTTCACCCCAGCTTTCCCTGACTCTGCTGCTTTATCTGCAGGCCTTCCCATTCACAGGAAGGCCTCGTCTGAGAGCTTGGAGGAGAAGTCTCTCTTTAAAGAGCCTCTACTCAGCGCCTCTCCCCAGGCCATCCTACTGCCTAACAATGCCGTTTCTTCCCCACTCCCTGGTCCTCCCCTTCCTGCTGCTTCACTTCAGGAGCCACCTCTGCCTCCCCAAGGCTCCTCTCCTACTTCTGTTGAGAATTCCTTTCCTGCTGCTCCAAAAGACCTTCCTGTTCCAATGATAGATGTTCCTGTGCCCTTAGATACTACTTCAAGCAAGAGGAAACCAGGACGCCCCAAGTCTAAAACGATACCTGTGGCGACCCCTCCAGATTCTGAAGAGCCTCCAGATCCAATGGTGGCCTCTTGCCCTCCAGATCTACCAGTAAAAGATCTGTACCCAGACCACCCTTCAGAGACCTTCAAAAGAGAAGATGGTGACTCCACAGCATTGGAGGAAGATGAAAACCAAACCCAGACGGTCATACCTGAGGCGGAAGACAGGTTGTCTTACGTCGAGGAACCTGTTCAGAAGACGCGCAGACAGAGGCGGGGCTGGCAAGAGTTGTTGTTGTCCATGCATTCTCCTGTGACATCACCGCACCGCCCCAGCTTCCTACCCCGCTCAGATTTTGAGGAGATGACCATCTTGTATGACATCTGGAATGATGGCATTGATGAGGAGGACATCCGCTACCTGAAAATAACTTACGACAAGATGCTGCAGCAGGACAATGGCAACGACTGGCTCAACGACACCCTCTGGGTCCACCATCCTC CTACCAACATGGGCAGCACATCAGGACTGAAGAAGAAGCGGAAAGAGGACGGTATACGCGACCATGTCACCGGCTGTGCCCGCAGCGAGGGCTATTACAAAATCGACAAGATAGACAAAATGAAGTACCTGAATAGCTCACGCCTGCAGTCTGAGGAGCCTGATGTGGACACTCAG GGGAAGAGTATTCCAGCACAGCCCCAAGTGTCCACTAGGGCAGGTTCAGAGCGGCGTTCTGAACAGCGCCGGCTGCTGTCGTCCTTCAGCTGTGACAGTGACCTCCTCAAATTCAACCAGCTCAAG TTCCGTAAAAAGAAGATCCGGTTCTGTAGAAGTCACATTCATGACTGGGGATTGTTCGCCATGGAACCTATTGCTGCCGATGAGATGGTTATCGAATATGTCGGCCAAAATATCCGACAG GTTATCGCAGACATGCGAGAGAAGCGCTACGAGGAAGAAGGCATCGGCAGTAGCTACATGTTCCGTGTGGATCATGATACCATTATAGACGCAACCAAATGTGGCAACTTCGCCCGCTTTATCAATCACAGTTGCAAT CCAAACTGTTATGCCAAGGTCATCACTGTGGAGTCGCAGAAAAAGATCGTCATCTACTCCCGGCAGCCAATAAATGTTAACGAGGAGATCACCTACGACTACAAGTTCCCCATCGAGGACGAAAAGATACCGTGCCTCTGTGGCGCAGAGAACTGCAGGGGAACCTTAAATTAA
- the setd1ba gene encoding histone-lysine N-methyltransferase SETD1B-A isoform X4, whose translation MSRPGERNKLNEDHGRRQSSSLANGMENSHPICSSGEKRSHHWRSYKLIIDPALKKGSHKLYRYDGQTFSLPNPGMSPVDSVRDPRIGRMWTKYKETDLPVPKFKIDECYIGRVPPKEVTFARLNDNVREGFLSDMCKKFGDIEQVEILYNPKNKKHLGIAKVVFGTVKAAKDAVQNLHNTSVMGNIIHVELDPKGENRQRYFQRLINGSYTPLTLPVGGEEACEVSPRSLAEALLPLRRLSEGSSSAVIGTATPGGTNTPMSLDTAYSSLKQDTPQSQGTPHTPRPSGTPFSQDSSYSSRQGTPAFQSNRAESSGGYKSRRHETKFQDAYNRRPERHYVHGTGGGAHRGNAEQPPSFKQHQPPEPPSPAFAHTPPPPASGNFKNAFSPYQPPMPPVYTEPSFHQPVQREVDYRKPPQAPPPPSTDFMPARERPATPPTPEPPPPAPEARPATPPPSTPEPCPSLGTPTQDSERNSLDSRIEMLLKPFLNERGDSDAEVRMDGSPISSSSSQLSPIPPQRPSRPASTGLEDISPTPLPDSDDDEPIRGTASLLTNSRSMSPSNMHSKNGAGEPRTPVDKMDTGHQSSGEDMEISDDEMPGTPITSGDCAKNIVVNSAMSPMQTIPMPPPGFPPLPHPQAGFPLPPHHLTTVTHLAGPHPMLHPLHPYPHGMMPIMQMDLMSSLSQWGSVHMSFQMQTQMLSRMAQSQRSYPYPHFISGAAASAGAAAAAAMQYGGPYPPLSMVGAPAGTVGHGQPWPLPNMPKFNPAVPPPGYELQKEDPHKATVDGVLMVIVKELKAIMKRDLNRKMVEVVAFRAFDEWWDKQERSAKAALTPVKTGEIKDEEKERAKPKETISSSLLENWTKVEGLGFEGMGLGIGLLGAIRLPSFKVKRKQPPEPTSTNDNKRLRPSTPVDDELEDEERTDLRMDGSRADVSGSSAKRRPARPLELDSEGEEEETSGKEESSLSDHEEEPVEDVSERLTSGTEMEEDEEKKSKSDSSESESSDSSDDESSSSSSSSKSDSDSSGSESSSDYESSSGEEEEEEEEQAVAIEDEDEDDAQTSSTSSSSSSSSSEEEDVDVKAPSTPTGPPPEEEPNELGRLEALDEAEIDHKHTVVSSIKSGVEDVWLPSPKGLPADEPDVDLAVSIPVPTAEATLEDVGSLRPPTPTDTTSSKRKPGRPKSKTIPVATPPDSEEPPDPMVASCPPDLPVKDLYPDHPSETFKREDGDSTALEEDENQTQTVIPEAEDRLSYVEEPVQKTRRQRRGWQELLLSMHSPVTSPHRPSFLPRSDFEEMTILYDIWNDGIDEEDIRYLKITYDKMLQQDNGNDWLNDTLWVHHPPTNMGSTSGLKKKRKEDGIRDHVTGCARSEGYYKIDKIDKMKYLNSSRLQSEEPDVDTQGKSIPAQPQVSTRAGSERRSEQRRLLSSFSCDSDLLKFNQLKFRKKKIRFCRSHIHDWGLFAMEPIAADEMVIEYVGQNIRQVIADMREKRYEEEGIGSSYMFRVDHDTIIDATKCGNFARFINHSCNPNCYAKVITVESQKKIVIYSRQPINVNEEITYDYKFPIEDEKIPCLCGAENCRGTLN comes from the exons ATGTCCAGACCCGGAGAAAGAAATAAGCTAAATGAAGATCACGGTAGAAGACAGAGTTCAA GTTTGGCGAACGGAATGGAGAACAGCCATCCTATCTGCAGCTCGGGAGAGAAACGAAGTCATCACTGGAGAAGTTACAAGTTGATTATTGACCCAGCGTTGAAAAAGGGATCGCACAAACTGTATCGCTACGATGGACAGACCTTCAGTCTTCCG AACCCCGGGATGTCACCCGTGGATAGCGTTCGAGATCCGAGAATCGGTCGAATGTGGACTAAGTACAAGGAGACTGATCTCCCGGTTCCTAAATTTAAG ATCGATGAGTGTTACATCGGTCGCGTGCCGCCGAAGGAGGTCACGTTCGCCAGACTCAACGACAACGTCAGAGAGGGATTCCTCAGCGACATGTGCAAGAAGTTCGGCGACATTGAGCAGGTGGAGATTTTGTACAATCCGAAGAACAAAAAACATCTCGGAATTGCTAAAGTTGTATTCGGAACCGTCAAGGCGGCGAAGGATGCCGTGCAGAACTTGCACAACACGTCTGTCATGGGCAACATCATCCACGTAGAGCTGGACCCTAAAG GTGAAAATCGCCAAAGGTACTTCCAGCGTCTGATCAATGGAAGTTATACTCCGCTCACTCTTCCAGTTGGTGGTGAAGAGGCCTGTGAAGTTTCTCCACGCAGCTTGGCTGAAGCCCTGCTG CCCTTGCGGAGACTGTCTGAAGGCAGTTCTTCTGCAGTCATAGGCACAGCCACGCCGGGGGGCACCAACACCCCCATGTCCCTGGATACGGCCTACTCCAGTCTAAAGCAGGATACGCCACAGTCCCAGGGTACCCCACACACCCCGCGTCCATCAGGCACCCCGTTCTCTCAGGACTCCAGCTATTCCAGCAGGCAGGGCACTCCGGCGTTCCAGTCGAACCGTGCTGAGTCCTCGGGAGGCTACAAGTCGAGACGGCATGAAACCAAATTCCAGGATGCCTACAACCGAAGACCAGAGAGGCACTACGTCCACGGTACAGGAGGAGGGGCACATCGTGGCAATGCAGAGCAACCACCCAGTTTTAAGCAACATCAGCCCCCCGAGCCACCGTCGCCTGCTTTTGCGCACACCCCGCCGCCACCAGCCAGTGGAAATTTCAAGAATGCTTTCTCTCCTTATCAGCCCCCAATGCCCCCAGTGTACACAGAACCCTCTTTCCACCAGCCTGTTCAGCGGGAAGTGGATTATAGGAAACCACCTCAAGCCCCGCCACCCCCCAGCACCGACTTCATGCCCGCCAGAGAAAGGCCAGCAACACCACCAACCCCTGAGCCGCCACCCCCTGCTCCAGAAGCCCGACCAGCCACACCTCCCCCCTCCACGCCGGAGCCCTGCCCGTCACTCGGCACCCCGACCCAGGACTCAGAGCGCAACAGCTTGGACTCGCGCATAGAAATGCTTCTGAAGCCCTTCCTGAACGAGCGCGGAGACTCAGACGCCGAGGTTCGCATGGATGGCAGTCCGATCTCCTCCTCGTCCTCTCAGCTCTCCCCTATTCCACCCCAGCGGCCCTCGCGGCCTGCAAGCACAGGCCTGGAGGACATCAGCCCAACGCCGCTTCCTGATTCAGACGATGATGAACCTATTCGTGGTACTGCTTCCCTGTTGACAAACTCTAGGTCCATGTCGCCCTCCAACATGCACAGTAAAAACGGTGCAGGAGAACCACGGACGCCTGTTGACAAAATGGACACG GGCCATCAGTCGTCAGGTGAAGACATGGAGATTTCTGATGATGAGATGCCTGGCACACCGATCACTAGCGGGGACTGTGCCAAAAACATTGTGGTCAACTCTGCGATGTCTCCGATGCAGACCATTCCCATGCCCCCCCCAGGGTTCCCCCCACTGCCCCATCCACAGGCTGGCTTCCCACTACCGCCACATCATCTTACAACTGTTACGCACCTGGCTGGCCCCCATCCGATGCTACACCCATTGCACCCTTATCCCCATGGCATGATGCCCATTATGCAGATGGACCTGATGAGCTCCTTATCACAGTGGGGCAGTGTTCACATGTCCTTCCAGATGCAAACTCAGATGTTAAGCCGCATGGCACAGAGCCAGCGGTCGTACCCTTACCCTCACTTCATCAGCGGGGCTGCTGCAAGTGCTGGTGCCGCTGCCGCCGCAGCCATGCAGTATGGTGGCCCGTATCCGCCTCTGTCTATGGTTGGTGCACCTGCAGGCACTGTAGGTCATGGGCAACCCTGGCCCCTACCCAACATGCCCAAGTTCAACCCTGCTGTTCCCCCTCCAGGCTATGAGCTCCAAAAGGAAGACCCACACAAAGCCACTGTGGATGGAGTTCTTATGGTTATCGTCAAGGAGCTGAAGGCCATCATGAAAAGAGATCTCAACCGAAAGATGGTGGAGGTGGTGGCCTTCAGGGCATTTGATGAGTGGTGGGACAAACAGGAGCGTTCGGCTAAG GCTGCGCTCACACCTGTGAAGACAGGTGAGATCAAAGATGAGGAAAAAGAACGGGCCAAACCCAAAGAGACTATATCCTCTAGCTTACTGGAAAACTGGACCAAGGTTGAGGGTCTGGGCTTCGAGGGAATGGGACTCGGCATAGGCCTGCTCGGTGCCATCCGATTACCATCCTTCAAG GTTAAGAGGAAACAGCCGCCTGAGCCAACATCTACCAATGACAATAAGAGGTTACGTCCATCCACACCTGTTGATGATGAGCTGGAAGATGAAG AAAGAACAGATCTTCGCATGGACGGTTCCAGAGCAGATGTAAGTGGTTCTTCTGCCAAGCGAAGACCAGCCAGACCTCTAGAGCTGGACAGCGAAGGTGAGGAGGAGGAAACCTCTGGCAAAGAGGAGTCATCGCTTTCAGACCATGAAGAGGAGCCAGTGGAGGATGTCTCTGAGAGGTTGACCTCTGGCACG GAAATGGAGGAAGATGAGGAAAAGAAGAGCAAATCAGACTCCAGTGAGAGTGAATCATCGGACTCATCAGATGACG aatcttctagctcatcttcctcttccaaatctgattctgattcttctgGGAGCGAGAGCTCATCTGACTACGAATCGAGTTCAggggaggaagaagaagaagaagaagagcaggCAGTGGCAAttgaggatgaagatgaagacgATGCACAAACCTCATCGAcatcctcatcttcctcatcctCGTCTTCTGAAGAGGAGGATGTTGATGTAAAAGCTCCTAGTACCCCCACAGGACCACCACCAGAAGAGGAACCAAATGAGTTGGGCAGGCTGGAAGCATTAGATGAGGCAGAGATCGATCACAAACATACTGTGGTGAGCTCAATCAAGTCTGGAGTTGAAGATGTGTGGCTTCCATCTCCCAAAGGATTGCCAG ctgatgaaccaGACGTTGATTTGGCTGTCAGTATTCCAGTGCCCACAGCTGAAGCCACCCTGGAGGATGTTGGTAGCTTGCGGCCACCCACCCCAACAG ATACTACTTCAAGCAAGAGGAAACCAGGACGCCCCAAGTCTAAAACGATACCTGTGGCGACCCCTCCAGATTCTGAAGAGCCTCCAGATCCAATGGTGGCCTCTTGCCCTCCAGATCTACCAGTAAAAGATCTGTACCCAGACCACCCTTCAGAGACCTTCAAAAGAGAAGATGGTGACTCCACAGCATTGGAGGAAGATGAAAACCAAACCCAGACGGTCATACCTGAGGCGGAAGACAGGTTGTCTTACGTCGAGGAACCTGTTCAGAAGACGCGCAGACAGAGGCGGGGCTGGCAAGAGTTGTTGTTGTCCATGCATTCTCCTGTGACATCACCGCACCGCCCCAGCTTCCTACCCCGCTCAGATTTTGAGGAGATGACCATCTTGTATGACATCTGGAATGATGGCATTGATGAGGAGGACATCCGCTACCTGAAAATAACTTACGACAAGATGCTGCAGCAGGACAATGGCAACGACTGGCTCAACGACACCCTCTGGGTCCACCATCCTC CTACCAACATGGGCAGCACATCAGGACTGAAGAAGAAGCGGAAAGAGGACGGTATACGCGACCATGTCACCGGCTGTGCCCGCAGCGAGGGCTATTACAAAATCGACAAGATAGACAAAATGAAGTACCTGAATAGCTCACGCCTGCAGTCTGAGGAGCCTGATGTGGACACTCAG GGGAAGAGTATTCCAGCACAGCCCCAAGTGTCCACTAGGGCAGGTTCAGAGCGGCGTTCTGAACAGCGCCGGCTGCTGTCGTCCTTCAGCTGTGACAGTGACCTCCTCAAATTCAACCAGCTCAAG TTCCGTAAAAAGAAGATCCGGTTCTGTAGAAGTCACATTCATGACTGGGGATTGTTCGCCATGGAACCTATTGCTGCCGATGAGATGGTTATCGAATATGTCGGCCAAAATATCCGACAG GTTATCGCAGACATGCGAGAGAAGCGCTACGAGGAAGAAGGCATCGGCAGTAGCTACATGTTCCGTGTGGATCATGATACCATTATAGACGCAACCAAATGTGGCAACTTCGCCCGCTTTATCAATCACAGTTGCAAT CCAAACTGTTATGCCAAGGTCATCACTGTGGAGTCGCAGAAAAAGATCGTCATCTACTCCCGGCAGCCAATAAATGTTAACGAGGAGATCACCTACGACTACAAGTTCCCCATCGAGGACGAAAAGATACCGTGCCTCTGTGGCGCAGAGAACTGCAGGGGAACCTTAAATTAA